One window of the Rhodothermales bacterium genome contains the following:
- a CDS encoding response regulator, with protein MALAEPIILVVDDDADLRAYVRQCLSAFRYRSIEAADGAEALDVLTSIPTRRIALVVADINMPRMDGRALKAAMAADSRLAHIPVLLMTGDAVRSRDGPVLRKPFNALVLASATSPLVGR; from the coding sequence ATGGCCCTTGCTGAACCGATCATCCTTGTTGTGGACGACGATGCCGACCTGAGGGCCTACGTCCGCCAGTGTCTCTCGGCGTTCCGATACCGGTCCATTGAGGCCGCCGACGGCGCGGAGGCACTGGACGTGCTCACCTCGATTCCGACCCGCCGGATTGCCCTTGTGGTCGCCGACATCAACATGCCTCGCATGGATGGTCGCGCCCTCAAGGCCGCCATGGCGGCGGACAGCCGACTCGCGCACATTCCCGTCTTGCTGATGACAGGCGATGCCGTCCGGTCCAGGGATGGGCCGGTCCTGCGCAAACCCTTCAATGCCCTTGTCCTGGCATCGGCAACCAGTCCCCTGGTGGGACGATGA
- a CDS encoding response regulator, protein MPRLLASIALFCVLFPIDGTAQIQQLPRYNVTLFDGRHGLPGNQIYGVDQSPDGYLWVATNNGLARFDGYAFEDLTQRIHPPLNSPLFIGLSAVTADSVAAVARGGSADGSDILFVRGDSLVRHGGVDDSVMTLNTFTRDGAGRLWGVPAGSGGLYRFDTHDGVPRRLPMDEGLSIFMFRVDRSGQAWMSAGKATARVPGVCANTGASSWMIYKLEESGPEPALPTAGEYIMYDAGAGSVVAMERQGTRLILRSMDGRVVANFDIPASSCPQVLTAEKALWVREGSRLVKYPENGIGAKDVLDLDLRTGSATPMFVDSEGTLWVGTYTQGLFRIRKNPVRVVTTTSIADDAVTLLAPGANGSVLLVDVKKRVFRGAGAQHSETVEPVPFLTGESIHERSRTERLTAERVPLPDGSVRITIVRHRPDEAPLRVAEYSSQSRIGGYFKAVAGSSDDLLFWTSDDAVLLRDAFGDAPSFQMLTEGKFGIRDVLLQPDGVLWAATESGLFRVDGTSEARFARDTGAPSSHFRSLHVDSRGTLWAGTYGQGLLRFDGDGFQAITEADGLFENAISAILEDDHGNLWMNGNKGIQRVALADLQAFFEGTAPTVPVTSFGAESGLVNPESTGSRAVKASDGTLWFPTFFGAAVVDPDEPLLTPPVARPPLIKAVMVDGVNILQRDGHARVRPDEQRFTVTYSGMSLRNPERQRYRYRLDGFDPDWVDAGEQREATYTNVPPGDYVFRLQRGSGAGDWSAEEAVALLSVAPVFFETRWFWSLMMLIGGLLLFAAYRVRTQQLRAREIHLNRIVRERTEDLKREKETVAAQAEELRSLDEAKSRLFANISHEFRTPLTLILGPLEDLRAGMHGGLTESARRQIQAAVRNGQRLLTLINQLLDVSRMETDQFRLEARPVDLGWFTGHVCAAFRVQAERNGHPFHVSIPDESVTVYIDPEHFQKVLTNLLGNAFKFTPSGKAIAVQVRSDADGAILEVSDEGPGMQPAEAARAFDRFYQADTSSTRRREGTGIGLALVKSLVDHHGGTVSLASSPGEGSTFTIRLPFGHAHLAPHEVLDEEDDAPPAFTLLPIVDDAMAEPDDALSQLPSPLAPDADVNTTVLVVDDHADVRAYIRTHLAPRYRIIEASNGQEALDMVHEALPDLVISDVMMPDMDGFELCDAIKQDPDVDFIPVLLLTARASQDSRLEGLGTGADDYLTKPFDMRELLIRVENILVGRQRLKRHYTAAASEPRPRASDPDVERALDIIEERLSEDDFSVQTLAEAVGMGRTTLFRRFKDALDQTPMDYLWQRRLSRAHDLLSTGSGTVSEVAYGVGFKSVAHFSTRFRDTYGVPPSAVHSGATH, encoded by the coding sequence ATGCCGCGATTACTCGCGTCCATAGCGCTTTTCTGCGTGCTGTTTCCGATTGACGGCACGGCGCAGATCCAACAGCTCCCCAGGTACAACGTCACGTTGTTCGACGGGCGCCACGGATTGCCGGGAAACCAGATCTATGGCGTGGACCAATCCCCGGATGGATACCTCTGGGTGGCCACCAACAATGGTCTCGCCCGGTTCGACGGTTATGCGTTCGAAGATCTCACGCAGCGCATCCACCCGCCCCTCAACTCCCCGCTGTTCATCGGATTGAGCGCGGTCACCGCCGATTCCGTGGCCGCCGTCGCCCGCGGTGGAAGTGCCGATGGCTCCGATATCCTGTTCGTCCGGGGCGACAGTCTGGTCCGGCACGGAGGCGTCGACGACAGCGTCATGACCCTCAACACGTTCACCCGCGACGGGGCGGGTCGCCTGTGGGGCGTCCCAGCTGGCAGCGGGGGCCTGTACCGGTTCGACACGCACGACGGCGTGCCCCGACGCCTCCCGATGGACGAAGGATTGTCCATTTTCATGTTCAGGGTGGACCGGTCCGGCCAGGCGTGGATGTCGGCCGGCAAAGCCACCGCGCGCGTACCCGGCGTATGCGCAAACACGGGGGCATCCTCCTGGATGATCTACAAGTTGGAAGAATCCGGCCCCGAACCCGCATTGCCAACTGCCGGGGAGTACATCATGTACGACGCCGGGGCAGGATCCGTGGTGGCCATGGAGCGGCAGGGCACGCGACTCATCCTCCGATCCATGGATGGTCGTGTCGTTGCCAACTTCGATATCCCCGCGTCCTCGTGCCCACAGGTGCTGACCGCCGAGAAGGCACTGTGGGTCCGCGAAGGTTCGAGACTCGTCAAGTATCCGGAAAACGGAATCGGGGCGAAGGACGTGTTGGACCTTGACCTTCGGACTGGCTCTGCGACCCCCATGTTCGTGGACAGTGAAGGCACGTTGTGGGTAGGCACGTACACGCAAGGCCTTTTCCGCATCCGGAAGAATCCGGTCCGGGTCGTGACCACGACGTCCATTGCAGACGATGCCGTGACCCTGTTGGCTCCCGGCGCAAATGGATCGGTCCTGTTGGTCGACGTAAAAAAACGGGTATTCCGGGGGGCCGGAGCGCAACACTCCGAGACGGTCGAGCCCGTACCATTCCTGACTGGAGAATCCATCCATGAACGAAGCCGGACGGAGCGCTTGACGGCGGAGCGCGTCCCACTGCCGGACGGCTCCGTACGCATTACGATTGTCCGACATCGTCCGGACGAGGCACCCCTGAGGGTGGCCGAGTATTCCAGCCAATCCAGAATTGGCGGCTATTTCAAGGCGGTCGCCGGGTCTTCGGACGATCTGTTGTTCTGGACGTCGGACGACGCCGTGCTCCTCCGGGATGCGTTCGGCGACGCACCGTCGTTCCAAATGCTCACAGAGGGCAAGTTCGGCATCCGGGATGTGCTCCTGCAGCCGGACGGGGTGCTCTGGGCCGCGACGGAATCGGGACTTTTCCGAGTGGACGGGACGTCGGAAGCCCGCTTCGCCCGCGACACCGGCGCGCCGTCCAGCCACTTCCGCAGTCTCCATGTGGACAGCCGTGGCACGCTGTGGGCGGGTACCTACGGGCAGGGGCTGCTGCGCTTCGATGGCGACGGGTTCCAGGCGATTACCGAAGCCGACGGGCTGTTCGAGAATGCCATCTCCGCCATACTGGAAGACGACCATGGCAACCTCTGGATGAACGGCAACAAGGGCATCCAACGCGTGGCCCTGGCTGACCTGCAGGCCTTCTTCGAGGGAACGGCGCCAACCGTCCCAGTGACGTCCTTCGGCGCCGAGTCCGGTCTGGTGAATCCGGAATCAACGGGATCACGGGCCGTGAAAGCGAGCGACGGCACCCTCTGGTTTCCCACGTTCTTCGGCGCGGCGGTCGTGGATCCGGACGAGCCGCTCCTCACGCCCCCGGTCGCCCGTCCGCCCCTGATAAAGGCGGTCATGGTGGATGGGGTGAACATCCTGCAACGGGACGGCCACGCCCGCGTGAGGCCGGACGAGCAGCGTTTCACCGTCACGTATTCCGGAATGAGCCTGCGCAACCCGGAGCGCCAACGTTACCGCTATCGGTTGGACGGGTTCGACCCCGACTGGGTGGACGCCGGCGAACAACGGGAAGCCACCTATACCAACGTCCCACCTGGAGACTATGTGTTCCGACTGCAGCGTGGCTCGGGGGCGGGAGATTGGTCAGCGGAAGAGGCCGTGGCCCTCCTTTCCGTGGCACCGGTGTTCTTTGAAACCCGGTGGTTCTGGTCGCTGATGATGCTGATTGGCGGGCTGCTGCTGTTCGCGGCCTACCGGGTGCGGACTCAACAGCTGCGTGCCCGGGAGATCCATCTGAACCGGATTGTGCGGGAGCGGACGGAGGACCTGAAGCGCGAAAAAGAAACGGTCGCCGCCCAGGCCGAAGAACTCCGCAGCCTGGATGAGGCCAAGTCCCGCCTGTTCGCCAACATCTCCCATGAATTCCGAACACCGCTCACCCTCATCCTGGGTCCCCTGGAAGACCTGCGGGCCGGCATGCACGGTGGACTGACCGAGTCGGCGCGCAGGCAAATCCAAGCGGCCGTCCGCAACGGGCAACGCCTGCTGACATTGATCAACCAGCTGCTGGACGTCTCGCGCATGGAAACGGACCAGTTTCGCCTGGAGGCCCGCCCCGTGGACCTGGGCTGGTTCACCGGGCACGTCTGTGCCGCCTTCCGGGTGCAGGCCGAGCGCAACGGTCATCCGTTCCATGTCAGCATTCCCGATGAATCCGTGACGGTCTACATCGATCCGGAGCATTTCCAGAAGGTGTTGACGAACCTCCTGGGCAACGCCTTCAAATTCACGCCGTCCGGAAAGGCCATCGCGGTTCAGGTCCGGTCGGACGCGGATGGAGCCATCCTTGAAGTCTCCGATGAAGGCCCCGGGATGCAGCCGGCCGAAGCCGCACGCGCCTTCGATCGATTCTATCAGGCCGACACGAGCTCGACGCGTCGACGTGAGGGCACCGGCATTGGCCTCGCCCTCGTGAAAAGCCTCGTCGACCACCACGGAGGCACGGTTTCGCTGGCCAGTTCACCCGGAGAAGGATCCACGTTCACCATCCGGCTGCCGTTCGGACATGCGCACCTGGCACCCCATGAAGTGTTGGATGAAGAGGATGATGCGCCGCCCGCCTTCACCTTGCTCCCCATCGTGGACGACGCCATGGCCGAGCCGGACGATGCGCTCAGCCAGCTTCCATCGCCCTTGGCACCAGACGCGGATGTCAACACGACCGTTCTCGTCGTGGATGACCACGCCGACGTCAGGGCATACATCCGTACCCACCTGGCGCCCCGCTATCGGATTATCGAGGCATCCAACGGGCAGGAGGCCCTGGACATGGTCCATGAGGCATTGCCGGATCTGGTCATCAGCGATGTCATGATGCCGGACATGGACGGATTCGAACTGTGTGATGCCATCAAACAGGATCCGGACGTCGATTTCATTCCCGTTCTCCTGTTGACGGCCCGGGCCTCCCAGGACAGCCGGTTGGAGGGCCTGGGAACGGGTGCCGACGATTACCTGACCAAACCCTTCGACATGCGCGAGCTGCTCATCCGGGTGGAAAACATCCTCGTGGGCCGTCAGCGGTTGAAGCGGCACTACACGGCGGCGGCTTCCGAGCCGCGTCCGCGGGCTTCGGACCCGGACGTCGAGCGTGCGCTGGACATCATCGAGGAGCGCCTGTCCGAGGACGACTTCTCCGTCCAGACACTGGCCGAAGCCGTCGGCATGGGGCGAACCACCCTGTTTCGCCGCTTCAAGGATGCATTGGACCAGACTCCCATGGACTACCTCTGGCAGCGGCGCCTGTCCCGGGCACACGATCTGCTCTCGACGGGCTCCGGAACGGTCAGTGAAGTGGCCTATGGTGTCGGCTTCAAGAGCGTGGCCCATTTCTCCACCCGGTTCCGGGACACGTACGGTGTGCCTCCGTCGGCGGTCCACTCCGGAGCCACGCATTAG
- a CDS encoding argininosuccinate synthase encodes MSILVAFSGGLDTSFCVPWLKEEYNLPITTVTVDTGGLSARERAAIEKRALELGAERHILVDARQDLFETQIQYLIKGNVLRGDVYPLSVGPDRVVQARHVVRVAKELDAKYVAHGSTGAGNDQIRFDVALSVLARGLEVLTPIRDGNLSRADTTAFLKARGFDVPASTTTYSINTGMWGTTIGGRETLGTKQPLPDDAYPGTVNPADAPDEAQTIEIAFEKGVPVALEGAPLDPVNLIEALNEMGAAHGVGRAIHVGDTILGIKGRVAFEAPAALVLIQAHRELEKLVLTRWQRYHKDQLADFYGMMVHEAQYFDPALRDIEALFNASQEYVTGTVSVRLFKGHSSVEGAESPYSMFNTSVATYGETNTLWDGRDARGFARILGVQSMLSPSNRDQS; translated from the coding sequence ATGTCCATTTTGGTAGCCTTCAGCGGGGGACTCGATACGTCCTTCTGTGTACCGTGGCTGAAAGAAGAATACAACCTGCCCATCACGACGGTGACCGTCGACACGGGTGGCCTGTCGGCCCGCGAGCGCGCGGCCATCGAGAAGCGCGCACTGGAACTCGGCGCCGAGCGCCATATCCTGGTCGATGCGCGTCAGGATCTGTTCGAGACACAGATCCAGTACCTCATCAAGGGAAATGTGCTGCGCGGTGACGTGTATCCGCTGAGCGTGGGCCCGGACCGGGTCGTACAGGCGCGGCACGTGGTCCGCGTGGCAAAGGAATTGGATGCGAAGTACGTGGCACACGGCTCCACCGGGGCCGGTAACGATCAGATCCGGTTCGATGTGGCGCTGTCGGTGCTGGCGCGGGGCCTGGAAGTGCTCACGCCCATCCGGGACGGAAACCTGTCGCGGGCCGATACGACGGCGTTCCTGAAGGCCCGGGGATTCGACGTTCCGGCCTCCACGACCACCTATTCCATCAATACCGGCATGTGGGGAACGACCATCGGCGGGCGCGAGACGCTGGGCACGAAGCAGCCGCTGCCGGATGATGCGTATCCGGGCACGGTCAACCCGGCCGATGCGCCCGATGAGGCCCAGACCATCGAAATCGCCTTCGAAAAGGGCGTCCCGGTGGCACTCGAAGGGGCGCCGCTGGATCCTGTAAACCTCATTGAAGCCCTGAACGAAATGGGCGCGGCCCACGGGGTGGGCCGCGCCATCCATGTGGGTGACACCATCCTGGGCATAAAAGGCCGCGTGGCGTTCGAGGCACCGGCGGCGCTCGTCCTCATCCAGGCCCACCGGGAGCTCGAAAAACTGGTGCTCACCCGCTGGCAGCGGTACCACAAGGACCAATTGGCGGATTTCTACGGTATGATGGTGCATGAGGCCCAGTACTTCGATCCCGCACTCCGGGATATCGAGGCGCTGTTCAATGCTTCGCAGGAGTATGTGACCGGCACCGTGTCGGTCCGGCTGTTCAAAGGCCACTCCAGCGTGGAGGGTGCGGAGAGCCCGTATTCCATGTTCAATACGTCCGTCGCCACATACGGTGAGACCAACACCCTCTGGGATGGTCGGGATGCCCGCGGATTCGCGCGTATCCTGGGTGTCCAGTCCATGTTGTCTCCATCCAATCGGGACCAGTCATGA